DNA from Serinibacter salmoneus:
CGGCGATGACGTCGTCGTAGATGACGGCTTCGGTGCCGGTGTTGGACGAACCCTTGCCAGCGGCGCGGGCCTTGTCGATGTCGAGGACCGAGGCGCTCATCGGGCGACCTCCGCGCGCTCGAGCATCTCGACCACGGCCGACTCCGTGATGCGCCGTGTGCCGCCACTCAGGCAGACAGCAGTCAGCTCGCCAGATGCGACAAGGCGGGTCACGGTGCGGGTGTGGACGCCGAGGTAATCGGCGACCTGGGTGTAGGTCAGCAGGACGGGGAGTGCTGGGGTGGGAGGCTCACTCAGGAGAGCGGTCTCGTGAGGGACAGCGGACATGATCATCAGCCAATCGAAGAAGGAGGCCGTGGAGTCAAGTTCGCCTTCAGGGAGGCAGTGACTGTTCACTGCCCGGCTACGATCGCGGCACCCTGCGTCTGCGGCCAGCTGCCGGTCGGCAACCTTGTCAGGAGGGGATCACACCCACAGGCCGACTTCTGTCGTCCTGTGGCCACAATTCTACCGGCGGAACGTCCCATTGTCCACTGTGTCGGGCGGAGTTCACCGGGGGTGAGAGCCTGGTCAGGGCAAAGCGTGTGCAGTCCGGGGTGAAGAGTGTGCAGTTCGGGGCCAAGAGTGTGCAGTTCAGCGGAAAAGCGTGCAGGCTGATCGTTGGTATCTCAACAAGAATCTCTCCTACTGCACACTTTACACACTTCTCTATAAGTCTAATGTGGTAGATGCTGATCGAACACGTGTACGCATGCGTGTGTGTACGTACCATAGAGAAGTTGGGAGAAAGTGTGCGATCTGTGCAACGGAAGCCAAGATCGTTGGAAGTGCAACGATTCTGCCGCACACTCTTGGTCCTGAACTGCACAGATCCGGGTCGACATTACACACATCCGGGCCCCAGTGCGCACGAAGAGTGTGCGGCGAGGTTGGTTGAGAACCACTCCGGCTGCTCTCCGTGCACCCCGCAGACAGCCCCTTGCCCGTGAACCCCGGCCCTATTGACTATCTTGCGCGCGCAGCGCGCTGATCTGCGTAGGCGGGTGTTTGCCTGATCCTTGCTCTCCGCCAGGAGCTCTTGCTCTCCGCTGGCGGCCCTTGCTCTCCGCTTGCTCTCCGTGTGTTATCGCAGGTCAGCTCGTGTTCTCCAGGGTTACGGAGAGCAGGAGAGCAAGATCGCGGGTGCGGTCGCACACGTGCACATGCGCACGCAGCGCACGCGGCGGGTGTGCGTTCTTCTCGCGTAGGGACCTCCCATTCCTGCTCTCCTGCTCTCCGTAGTGGGTATTCATGCAGGTCAGCGGGGGTTTTAGGCGGAGAGCAGTGGCTGCAATCGTGCTCTCCGGCTGCTCTCCCGCTCTCCGGCTGCTCTCCGTGCACCCCTCGTGCAGCGCCTTGCTCATGAACTCCGGCACTGAGAACTGTCTTGCGCGCGCAGCGCGCTGATCTGGGTAGCCGGGGTTTGTCCGGTCCACGTGAGGGCGGCTAGCCGCGCTGCTCCCGCTCCCGCCGCTGCACCTCGGCCCTCAGCTCGTCTGTGGAGAACACGGCGAGCACCTGCTCAGCGAGTCGCCGGCGGCCCTCTATGGCTGCCTGTGCCTCGGCGGCCCTTGGCGTGGCCGCTCGGTGGTGCTCTTCGTCCATGAGCGCGGCTGCCTGTTCCCGGCCGAGGCCGGTGAGGGTCTCTGCGCTCACGCCCAGGACGCTGGCCAGCCGCGCGACCGTCGGGTCCGGGGGCACGACGCGGCGTGGCTCTCCGTTGCGGTAGCGGTACCCCGCTAGCGCTGTTCGCACGGTGGGTGCCGGCAGCCCTGACGCCTCGGCGATGGCCTGGACCGTCAGTCCTGATGTCCGGTACGCCGCATCGAGCACCTTGCATTCAATCGGTACGAGGCCCTCGGGGATGTCCGCCACGTGGTGGACGCTACCAAGAACGAAAGGGGCACGGGCATTGCTGCCCGTGCCCCTCGTGGAATTGACCTAGCAGGTCACACTTCCATGCCGGCCTGCTCGCTCGACTCGGCGGCCTCGCGCTGCTGCCGGTCCCGCTCGAGGTGACCACGGGCCGCAGCCAGGCGGGTCGCCTGCGCGGTGGGCTCCGAAGCTGGTTCCTGGGTGGCTGGGTTCAGGGCGGCCTCGTGCGCCACCGCGGTCTCAGCGTCCTCAGCTTCGTCGGTGGCGGTAGCTTCCTGGACGGCGGCGGTGGTCTCGACCTCCTCAGCCTCGTGGGCCTCCGCTTCCTGGGCGTCTTCCTCCTGCAGCTCGGCCTCCTGGGCCTCGTCCTGCTGCTGCTGCTCCTCCGCCTGCTGGGCCTCGTCCTGCTGCTGCTGCTCCGCCTCCTGTTGCTCCGTTTCCTGTGCCTCCTGGGTGGCGCCCTCCCGCTGCTCCGCCTCGGCGGCCTCCTGCTGCTCGGCGCGCATGCGCTCCGCTCGCGCCCGCTGCAGCCGCAGGGCGCGCGCTGCGGCCCGGTACTCCGCGCTCGCGAGCTCATGCTGCCCGTACCGGTGGGCAACCGCGTCGGGCCCGTCGGTGGCGAGCAAGTGGCGGATACGGTGGGTCCGCTCCTGGTCGATGGTCTTGGCTGTTGGCTGGTCTGTCATGAAGAGCTCCTGTTGGTCGTGCGGTCGGTCCTGAATCGGCCTGTCGTGGTTGATCTGCTGACTACATCTCCATCTGGTGCACCTCCTGGCTGGCCTCCGAGGTCTCCTGCGCCGGGCTCTCGCGCATCATCTGGACGGCCTGGGTGAGGCGACGCTGCCGCTCGTCGCTCGTGCGCTGGGTTGTGGGCAGCGACTCTGCGAGCCTCCGCTGCCGCTCAGGCTCCCTGTCGACGTACTCTCCGGAAGCGCGGTCGGCCTTGAGCGCCTCGAGGTGCTCCTTCTCCACGCTCAGACGGGCCTGCACCTCGGCGATCTGACCCTTGGTGCCCAGGGCTCCGTAACGGTCGGTAGTGCGCTGCCGCTCGCGCAGTTCTTCGAGCCGCGCCACCAGCGCCCGACCTCGCTCCTGCGTCGCGGTGCCGGCCTCGGTCTGGGCGGCGCGCGCCTCAAGTCGGCTGCGCACGTCCTGGCTCATGGCATCGGCCACGCCCGGTGCATCCAGCAGCCGCCGGTCAACCCCCACCGCGGCGAACTGCTGCTCGAACTGGCGGCGCTGCTCAGGCGTCTGGGGCATGGCTCCGTGCCACCTCTCCTCGACCGCCGCGAGCCCGGCAAGACGCTGCTGCGCTGCTGGCGTGCTGGCCTCCAGGTCACGCAGCCGGGATCGGAACGGTGCGGGGGTGGCCGGCTCGCTCACCGGCGGAGCCTCCTCGATCACCGGGCGGCGGTGCTGCTCGACGGGTGTCGGCGCCAGGCTCTGGAGGCGATCGCACGCATCGGCACGCGCGGCGTCCAGGCCGTGGTCGGATCCCTCGCGTCCCATCGCCGCCACGAACTGTGCACGGGCGTCGTCCTCGTCCAGGCCGACGGCGTGGAGCACGTTTGCACTTCGTCCGCGGGTGAGTCCCACGTAGGTGCCTGCGGCGTTCATCTGGTCCGAGACCAGCGTGTGCGCGGTGTCCACGGTCATGCCTTGCGCTCCATGGGCCGTGACAGCGTAGGCGAGCTGCAGGTGCTCGCGGACGTAGTCGGCCTCGAGTGTGGCGTGGTGTCCGGTCTCGGCGTCCGCCACGATCACTCGGCCATCGCGGTTCACGCGCTTAACAGTCCAGACCTGCCGGTTCGCGACCTGCAGGTCGGCATCGTTCTGGCGGGTCGCCACACGCGCTCCAACGGCGATCGGATCTCCATCGCGGCCGGTCGCTGTGACCCTGGTGTCCAGGACGCCGTCGGCGGCAAGGCTGTCGTACACCGCCCGGTTGATGCGGGCTGCGGTGGCGTTCGTCGCCGTGATGGCGATCGAGGACTGGTCTGCCTGCAGCTCCAGCGCCACCGTCTCGGCCACCCGGTCGATCACCTCGTCGGGCTCTCCGACCCGCACCTGGCCGCGCTCAGTGAGCAGCTCGAAGAAGCCCTCTGCGTCCTCCCGCTCGCGCAGCGCGAGGGATGCGGAGGCGTACTCTTCGTCGCTCGCACCATCCGCGGTGCGAAACCGGCGCACGTCTCGAAGGTCGTGGGCTGTGGTGGCCCGGTGCACGGCCTTGGCCAGGTATCCGCCGCGGCCCACAGCGGCGAGCTGGCGACGATCGCCCATCAGCACGAGCTGCACACCGGTGTCGTCGCAGTACTGGTGCAGTGCCTGGGCCGTGTTCATGTCGAGCATGCCGACCTCGTCCACGACCAGCGTGGTCCGCGCGTCCATGCGCAGGTGGTCGGGCTGGTGGCGCCACAGGTCAGGCAGGCTCCAGCGGCCCTGGTCGTCGAACCTCGCGCCGGCACGCACCAGGAGTCCGTGCACGGAGGAGCCCTCGGCGCCGATCTCGGACGCCATCTCCAGGGCGCCGCGCTTGGTCGGCGACACTGCAACAAGGCGCCTGCCCTCGGCCTGGATGGCCTCGTTGGCGGCCGACAGCATCGTGGTCTTACCGGTACCCGCCGCGCCCTCAATGACCACGAGCTGATGTGTGCCTGCGACAGCGCGGGCGGCTGCTGCCTGTCCGTCAGACAGGCTGAAGCCGCCTCGGTCGACCTCGACCTCGCCATCGACGCCACCTGCCTGTGCGCGGCGCCGCAGGCTGCGCGTGATCGCCGCGTCGGTCGCCAGCACGGCGCGGGAGGTGTAGTGGCGGGCGCCCTCGAGGGTCACGCCGTCGTCGTAGAAGCTCACCAGCTCGACCTCCGCCGCCTGCAGCGCTGCTGCCTGCAGTGCGGAGGCGTCACCCATCACCGGCCTCAGTGCCAGTTGGCGGTCCAACGCGGCCATGAGGTCCGCCCGGGACCATGCTGAGTGCTGCTGCGCGAGGCTGGTGAGTGCGTCCTCGGCGATCTGCCGGGCATCCACGTCGTCGTGGCCGACGCTGTGGACCGCCCTGCTTGTGTTCGTCGGCACGACGGCGGCGAGCCGCGCGTCCTGGTCGAACTGTGCCTCGGCGGCGAGTTCATGCTTGTCCGGGCGCGTGGCCTGCCAGCCGACGTGATCCCACTGCTGCACCTGCCGCGCGCTCGGTTCCCGGCCGGGGTGCTCGGCTCGCCACTGAGCCTCCAGCGACTCCCTGCGGGCTGCCACCTGGTCACGCCGCTGCGAGAACTCATCGGAGAGCGTCTCGAACTCCTTGACTCCTCCGCCACCCTCGCCCGGCACCCAGGTGTACCCGGCCTCGGCGATCGCCTCGCGCAGCTCTACGTCGGTAGCGATCGCGAGATCCGCCGCGGCGTGCAGGCGCTCCGCCAGCCGGTAGAGCACGCTTCCGTCCGGTGCTCGCCATGCCTGGGTGCCATCGGGCAGGGTCACCAGGCCGGTGGTCAGAAACTGCACGTGACGGTGGGCGTGCGGGTCTCCTGTCCGAGAGGTGTGGTGCTGGACGGAGGTGAACTCGATCTGGTCGAACTTGACCTGCTCCTGCTTGCCGCGCGGCCCGACTCTGGTGACGGCATGCTCACGGTAGGCCTCGGCCATCCGCACCGCCGCGCGTGCCATCGCGCCCTCGAGCGCCTCAGCAATCCGGTCATCGGCTGCTGCCGCCAGCGACAGGGACTTGCTCGCCGAGATCAACGTCTCCTGGTAGAGCGGCGTTCCGCCGACCTTCTCGACGAGCTTGCCGTCCTTACCGACGCTGCGGGTGACCCTCTGCCGGAAGCTGCCGCGGGTCTCGCCGGTCTCGGGGTCTATGTGCTCGGCCCAGGAGCGGAACTGCTCGCGATCGATGTGACTTGTCTGTACGCCGTGGTCGGTGACGACGCCGTGCTGGAAAGGCCTGTCTGCTGCGAGGTAGGCGGCTGGCGCGGATGCGTCCTGACCAGGGCGCCCAGCGAGGTACCGCTCGGCGACGGCAGCACTGCCTCTGAATGCGACAAATCCACCTTTCGACATACCCCAATGGTATCAGTTCGGCAGCGGCTGGAGGCTTACCTAGGGGGTGGGGTGCGCCTCGTCTACAGGTGAGAGGCGGAGGTGTATACAGGTCGCCAGGTTGGGTTCTACGGCCCGCTAGGGCCGTAGATTACGTGCGTTCTCCTTCTTCTACAGCCTAGACTCCGCCGCTGTTCCGCCCCTCGTCGTCGGTGTCCACGCCCATGCCGCCCTCGCCGCTAGATCCATGCCGACCTCGTCGCTACGACCACCTTGACAGCCTCCCTCCGCGTCGTCACATTTGGTTCTTGGGTTGATACCACGTCACTGCTCATTCCTGATAGCCGCCGGGCATGAGTCGGCCCCGGCCACACTGTGGTGACCGGGGCCTCGGGTGGTGGCGGGGTGGGTGACTACGTCCAGGGCATCCCAGCCCCGACGGGTTCACGGTCGCCGTGGTCGCGCTCGTCCTGGGCGTCCTGGTCGTCGCCCCCCTCGGTGTCTGTCACCTCCTCGTCCTCGTCCTCGTCCTCCGCACCGGTCGCAGCGACCCTGGCCGCCTCCCGCTCCTGGCGTCGGGCGGCTCGACCCTCCTCGTCCGCAGCCCTGAGCCGCGCCAGCAGGTCGGGGTCTGCAGCCTCAATGATCTGCTCGAGGACCTCGCGCAGCCGCTCGAGTCGCAGCTCCTGGCCGGGGTCAGCGGAGACCTCCGTGAGCGATCCGTCCCGGCTCCGCCGCTTGCGGGGGTACTCCTCCTGGATGCCCAGCGCCTCGGCCACGTCCAGGGCGAGTCCCACGAATGCGGTTCCGGTCTTGCTGGCCAGGCGGGCGGCCTCCGCCTCCTTGGCCGCCTGGGCTCGCTCGGCTTCGCGGATCTGCCGAGCCATCTCTGCCTGCTGTGCGAGCAGGGCCTCGAGCTCGGCGCTCTTCTTACGGTTCAGTGCCATGTTCTTCCTCTTTCCTTGTGGGGGTTGCGGTCAGTCCTGCAGGTCGGTCTCGGCGATGTCGGGCAGGGAGACCATCACGCCCGGTCCGCCGGAGATCAGCAGCCGCGCCGTGCCCTTCCTGGTGGGCAAGAGCTCGGCCGAGCCGAAGCGTTCGTTCTTCTCGCTGGAGCGGCTTACTCGGCCCTGTGCATCGATGCTGGAGGTGCTCCGCTCGCTCTCACCGGCGGCCCACGCTGCGAGGTCGAGGGCCTCTCGGTCGGGAGTGGCAGGCAGGAGTAGAACCGAGGGGAACGTGCGTGTCATCTCCTCCATGCCGACCTCGCCCCACACTCGTTTGAGCTGGATCACCGTCTGCACGGCGGCCACCAGCCTCACCCTGTACTTCCTGAGCACGGCGATGTGGGAGGCGAGCTTCGGCAGCGGCGCGCAGTTAGCTACCTCGTCCAGGAACAGGCCCAACGTGGGCAGCTGCCCGATGCGTTGCCGCCAGTGCTGAATCGCTTGCTCGATGACCGCGGTCGCTGCTCCGGCCGCTGACCCGTCCATCGGCGAGACGACGTAGAGCGTTGCTCCCGGCTGCTCGAGCATGGCTGGAAGAAACGGTGCGACAAATCCGTCGCCGGCCACCGTGGAGAGCGTCCAGGGGTCGAGTGCGGACCTGATGTTGATGGCGACCGAGTCCCGCTGCCGCGGGTCCATCCCCTGTGCTGCACGCAGCGAACCTGCATGCCGGCAGTCCAGCAGTCCGTACGCTCGCAGGTAGGCGGAGTCCCAGCTCGGGGCGCTGAGGTCGTCCTCCTCGCCCTCCATCGCGGTCACGCGGTCCAGCGCGCGCAGCACCCAGTTAATGCCGCCACCCCACACGTCCTCACCGGTCTCAGCGTGGGGTAGAACGCCGCCGGCGCGCAGCAACGCCGCGAGCGGCCGTGATGCGAGTTGCTTCCAGATCGAGTCGCCGTCCCCACCGCCATCGCCGGTTGCCAGGAGGAGGTCGGCCATCATCTTGGCCTCGTCGTCGTTGGTCACGAGGGCGCATGGGTCGGAGATGACGCGAGTGACCCCGATTCCCTGAAGCTCCTCCTCGCGCACCTCACCGGAGAGGTCCAGCAGGTAGACGGGCCCGCGGGCTGCTCGCTTACGGATGGTCCCTTCAGCCAGGTCGCCCGAAGTGGACATCGCCACGACCGGGTTGCCGCCCCACATCAAGATGTTCTGCATCAGTACGCGCCGGCCTTTGCCCTGGCCGGTACCGCCCACCAGCAGGGTGTGAGGTCCGCCGAGTGCGAGCTCACCAGCGCGCCTTCCGGAGTTGATGCCGAAGTCGTTCGGGTCCTGGTCCTCGAGCAGGATCCCGACGTACGGAGAGGTCAGTGCCTGCCTCGGCGCCGGGCGCGGTGTATTCCTCAGCCTCATCACGCCTCACCCTCGTCCACGGTGCCCCACCGACTACGCGCCGCAATGCGGGCACCCTCGCGAATGCGGGTAGTGGTAGCAACTCGTTCCATTTCCATTTGCTGCCGAACTGCGACGCGGCTGCTGTGGTTCAGACCGTAGGTCAGCAGCGCCCGTGCGGTGATGCCGGTCGACATGCCGGCCTCCGAGGCCAGCAATTGCAGCGCAGTCCGCTCGCCCTCCGTCAGGGGTACGACCTGCCGTGCTGGTAGTGCTCTGCTCACGATCTCCTCCAGATGTGGTGTATGCGATGCCCTCCGATGGTATCGTATCGGTATCGCAACACGGCATCTACTCGTGAAGGAGGTTCTTGATGGGACGCGTGATTTTCTACAGCGCGAGCGTGATCGTGGTGGTCGGCGTGCTCGTCTTCATCGGCGTGGTGATCGGTGGTGGCTGGGGGGCCAGTGAGGCGGGCTCCGACTTCACCGAGCTCGCCCACGCCTGTATCGGGCAGCACGGCGGCTCGGTGACCACCGAGCAACTCGATGCCTGCATCGCTACCGCGGCCTCGGGAGGCGAGTGATGCCCCGCGGGCGCTGGGAGGGTGAGCGGGCGGCTTGGCTGCTCGCGCACTCCAGGCCGGGCACCACGCGCCGGCGCCGGGCCGAGCTGCTCTCGCGGCGAGCACGACGGCTCGCCCGAGGTGGCGCAGGCGTGGGCGAGTCCTCGCTGCACGACGACGCCACGCCGACCCTTCACCGACGGCTGATGACCAGCGATGAAGGCCCTGGCGATCGCCTGGCACGTGCGGTGCTCGTGCCCGCCGGCTACGCGCTCGTGGGGCTGCTGCTGGGCGGCGCGCTCGCCACTGCTGCGCTGCTGTATCGCGCGCTGTGGGCCATGGCTCCGCGCGTCGGTCGGCTGTGGGCTTGGCCGTGGATCGTGCTCGGCGCTGCTGGTCTGACCGCCGCGGTGATGCTGCTGGACCGCGAAGCGCTCATCGCGTTCGACGTGTGGCCGCGCTACATGATCATCGACCCCGACTTCGGTCGGATCGCGGTGGTGTACGCGGCCGACCAGGTCTCCATCGGCCTGCTGATGCTTGGCTACTACATCTGGGCGGCCGGGTGGCGCGGTGTCCCGGCCGGTGCGGTGCGGCGACCTGAGACCAAGCGCGACGGCACCTTCCGGCAGACCCCAGACCGCCAGAAGGTGCGCCTGGATCCCGGCGCGCCAGTCACTGATGCAGTTGCGCCGACTGCCGCTGCCGCTCCCGTCGCACTCGCCGTGGCGATGGCCACAGCGGAGCCCGACCCCGACGACGACCCACCCGCGGCGTTCGTGGACGCCAGCGCGGACCCGTTCGGCGACGACGACCCGTTCACCTCTGACACCGACATCGTTCAGGAGTTCGACCTATGAAGCCTCTTAACCTCGACCTCTCCACCATGGTCGCGCGCGTGCTGCTGGCCGTGCTGGTGGCCGCCACTGTGGTCCTCACGGGCCTGTGGCTGCGAGCCAGCGATGCGTTGACCTTCGTCTCAACCCTGCTGGCGGTGACCGCCGGCCAGCTCATCGCCGCCGGACTGCGTGGCCAGCGGATCGGCCCACCCACCGCAGCCAGCCAGCGCTTCCAGCCGCTGGTGGATACCCTCGCTGCCTACCCGGGCGGCAGCATCCTCGGCCGCGCCGGGTTCAAGCGGGGCGTTGTCGCCCTTGCCGTCGGGTTCGTCGTGGCGATCGGCTCGGCCATCGTGGCCGGGCTCCTGTTCGCCTCGGTGCCGATGGCCCCGCTGTGGCGCTCGACGCTCGCCCTGGGCGTGGTGCTGCTGCCGGTCAACGGCTACCTCGCGTGGTCTCGCTCGCGCCAGGAGTACACCGGCACCCGATTCGCCGGGCAGCTGGCTGACGCGCTGCGCCAGGTAGTCCGTCCCGGCGACCAGCCCAGCACGGCCTCCGCCTGGCGCCGGGTGCCGACCATGGTGCGGGTCGCGGTCGTGGGTGTTGGGCGCACTGCCCTCACCCTCATCGGCCGGGTCCTCATCCAGCTCGCGATCCCCGCCGTGTTCGCCACGCCGGTGTCCATCGCCGCCGTGGTGGTGGCCGTCATCACCTGGATCGCCGGTGCCCCGGTGTTCGCCGCTCTCGGCCGCTCTCTCACCAAGCCCACACCTACCCCCACCCACGACGTCGCCGACGTCACCACCACCAAGAAGGTCTCGTGAACACGGCCAAGATTCGCATCCTCGCCCTGCCCGCCGTCGCTTCGCTGGCTGCCTCCGGGCTCACCGCCTGCACCACGTCCTCCTCACAGGAGGCTGTCGCCGCAGTGACCGCCTACGTCAACGCCGTGGCTGCCGGGGATGCCGAGCTCGCGCACGAACTCAACCCGTACAGCCCGATCCTCGGCGCGGACGGCATCGCGGCATCGGCTGCTGCTACCCACATCGAGATCGTCGAGATCGGCGACTTCGAGGAACTCGACGAGGGCCTCGTGGTTCCCGACCCCGACGCTGCGCCGCAGGAGACGGACTCTGACTCCGACGCGGACGAGCAGGACGAGTCGGAGAGCACCGACTGGACCGGCGTGGACTGGTCGGACTCCTCCTGGTCGGGTCTGGAGTCTGAGGAGGATGCCGCCCTCGAGGAGGTCGATACGGTCGTGGCCGGACTCGTGCCGGTGACCTTCGCCCTCGACGGCGAGAGTCAGACCGTGGCTATCGGAGTTGCCTACGGCCGCGACGAGAGTGGCGTGATGCAGCACGCCTACCGTCAGCTGCCTCTGCCCGAGGACCAGGCCGCGGCCTACGGCGCCGAGCACACAGTGCCGGCCATCGCGCCGGCTGCCATCGCCCTGGAGGTCCCGGTCGAGGAGCCGGAGGAGACCGAGGAGTCCTCGTGGTGGGGCGGTGACAGCGAGGACGAGGAGGCTGATGCCGAGGCCGAGGCGGTGGTCCGCACAGCCTCGATCGGCGATGCTCCAGCCACGCTCTCGAGCGCCGAGCCGCTGCTCGTGCTGCCCGGCACCTACTCCGTGCAGGTGGACCCGGCCGGTCAGGATGACCTCTGGGCTGCCCCCGGGACTCCGGAGCCCACGACGGCGGTCCTGCAGCCCGGCGGCACCCACACCATCGAACTGGCCGAGGCCGAGCTCACCGAGGCCGGTCGCGCCGAGGTGCACCGCCAGCTCGACGAACTGGCCAGCGCGAAGTACGACCAGATGGTCACCTTCACCACGTCCGATCGCGAGGAGTCCTGCGGGATCCTGGCGCCGTCCGGTGGCTGGGGCACAGCAGCGTCGGCCTTCGAGGATGAGGTATTCACGCTGGGGAACACCACCCTGGACAACGGCGGGATCGTGGTGACCGCTGCCTCGTCCAACGGCGCGAAGGGCTCCTCGCGCGGCAACGGATCGAGCAGTACGTTCGCCGACGAGGCCTTCTGCGCGGGGCTGGAGTCTGCGAACGCCGGCACGGCCACGGTGCCGGTCGAGGTCCTCTCCTCGGCGCTGACCAGCGGCGACCTCGAGGTCGATGCTGACGGCGCGTTCGAGGCAACGACCCCGTGGACGCTCGCGATGACCACCACCGTCACCTCGTTCGGCACGACCGATGCCGCTGGAGATCGTGTGGGTTACGGCGATGACCCGGTGCAGACCACCTTCGAGGCAGAGGTCATGATCGAGTGGACGCCCTCCGGGTCGATCGGCCGCGATGGCACGCTGACCATTGGTGACGCCGTCATCGGTGAGGACTCGCAGTGATCGCCGGAATCCGGGCTGCGGTGGCGGTCGTCCTCGCGATCGCCGCCGCCGGCTGTGCACCGGCGTCCAGCCTGTCCGACCCCGCCCCGCGGTGGACTGTCCCTGCTCCGGGGGAGGTCGCCTCGGGTGGCGAGCGTGCTGCGGCGCTGGAGGCTCTTGTGCGAGTGCGCACCGGCGGCGAGGTCACGGTGGAGTGGGTAGCGCCCGACGAGCAGACCTCGTGCGGGACGAACGCCGCGATCGCCGGGCAGGTGTGGGGCTGCCAGCTCCACGACGAGCCCGTCATTGAGCTCACGACCACTGCCACCGACCCAGCCACCGACCCAGACCTGGCCGAGGCAGTCGTGATCCACGAGATCGCCCACTGGGAACTGGACCGAGCGCTCGGCGGCCACGTGGCGCTTCTGAACTGCTTGGCAGAGATCGAGCGTGATCTGGAGCGGGTCACACAGGCGCGTGCCGTGCTGGCGGGTGCGTCACCCGGATGGACGCTCGGCGGGCCCGACGGCGAGGTCTATGCGTGGGACTACGTGGATGCCGCCGTGGCCTCGTCCATCGTGGGCGGGGGCGCCTGCCCGAGGTTCGTTGAACGCGACACCTGACCGTCATCGAAAACAACGACCCCGGCGCCGTTGAGGCGCCGGGGTTGTTGCTGTGATCGCTACCCGGACCTGGGGAGCGTCCGGCGGAAGGTGTCGGAGGCCTTGAATGTGACGACGTTGTAGTCCGG
Protein-coding regions in this window:
- a CDS encoding helix-turn-helix domain-containing protein, which codes for MSAVPHETALLSEPPTPALPVLLTYTQVADYLGVHTRTVTRLVASGELTAVCLSGGTRRITESAVVEMLERAEVAR
- a CDS encoding AAA family ATPase; translated protein: MSKGGFVAFRGSAAVAERYLAGRPGQDASAPAAYLAADRPFQHGVVTDHGVQTSHIDREQFRSWAEHIDPETGETRGSFRQRVTRSVGKDGKLVEKVGGTPLYQETLISASKSLSLAAAADDRIAEALEGAMARAAVRMAEAYREHAVTRVGPRGKQEQVKFDQIEFTSVQHHTSRTGDPHAHRHVQFLTTGLVTLPDGTQAWRAPDGSVLYRLAERLHAAADLAIATDVELREAIAEAGYTWVPGEGGGGVKEFETLSDEFSQRRDQVAARRESLEAQWRAEHPGREPSARQVQQWDHVGWQATRPDKHELAAEAQFDQDARLAAVVPTNTSRAVHSVGHDDVDARQIAEDALTSLAQQHSAWSRADLMAALDRQLALRPVMGDASALQAAALQAAEVELVSFYDDGVTLEGARHYTSRAVLATDAAITRSLRRRAQAGGVDGEVEVDRGGFSLSDGQAAAARAVAGTHQLVVIEGAAGTGKTTMLSAANEAIQAEGRRLVAVSPTKRGALEMASEIGAEGSSVHGLLVRAGARFDDQGRWSLPDLWRHQPDHLRMDARTTLVVDEVGMLDMNTAQALHQYCDDTGVQLVLMGDRRQLAAVGRGGYLAKAVHRATTAHDLRDVRRFRTADGASDEEYASASLALREREDAEGFFELLTERGQVRVGEPDEVIDRVAETVALELQADQSSIAITATNATAARINRAVYDSLAADGVLDTRVTATGRDGDPIAVGARVATRQNDADLQVANRQVWTVKRVNRDGRVIVADAETGHHATLEADYVREHLQLAYAVTAHGAQGMTVDTAHTLVSDQMNAAGTYVGLTRGRSANVLHAVGLDEDDARAQFVAAMGREGSDHGLDAARADACDRLQSLAPTPVEQHRRPVIEEAPPVSEPATPAPFRSRLRDLEASTPAAQQRLAGLAAVEERWHGAMPQTPEQRRQFEQQFAAVGVDRRLLDAPGVADAMSQDVRSRLEARAAQTEAGTATQERGRALVARLEELRERQRTTDRYGALGTKGQIAEVQARLSVEKEHLEALKADRASGEYVDREPERQRRLAESLPTTQRTSDERQRRLTQAVQMMRESPAQETSEASQEVHQMEM
- a CDS encoding type IV secretory system conjugative DNA transfer family protein → MRLRNTPRPAPRQALTSPYVGILLEDQDPNDFGINSGRRAGELALGGPHTLLVGGTGQGKGRRVLMQNILMWGGNPVVAMSTSGDLAEGTIRKRAARGPVYLLDLSGEVREEELQGIGVTRVISDPCALVTNDDEAKMMADLLLATGDGGGDGDSIWKQLASRPLAALLRAGGVLPHAETGEDVWGGGINWVLRALDRVTAMEGEEDDLSAPSWDSAYLRAYGLLDCRHAGSLRAAQGMDPRQRDSVAINIRSALDPWTLSTVAGDGFVAPFLPAMLEQPGATLYVVSPMDGSAAGAATAVIEQAIQHWRQRIGQLPTLGLFLDEVANCAPLPKLASHIAVLRKYRVRLVAAVQTVIQLKRVWGEVGMEEMTRTFPSVLLLPATPDREALDLAAWAAGESERSTSSIDAQGRVSRSSEKNERFGSAELLPTRKGTARLLISGGPGVMVSLPDIAETDLQD